In Ailuropoda melanoleuca isolate Jingjing chromosome 7, ASM200744v2, whole genome shotgun sequence, one genomic interval encodes:
- the LOC100464429 gene encoding beta-lactoglobulin-2 gives MKCLLLALGLALACGIEGIVIPQTPRALDIRKVAGMWHSMAMAASDISLLDAENAPLRVYVQELRPTPEDNLEIILRKRENSACVEGNIMAQKTEDPAVFTIDYQGERKISVLDTDYTHYLFFCMEAPVPTAESCVMCQYLARTLKVDNKVMEKFDGVLKTLPVQMRIILDLTQGKEQCRV, from the exons ATGAAGTGCCTCCTGctggccctgggcctggccctcGCGTGTGGCATTGAGGGCATCGTCATCCCCCAGACCCCAAGGGCCCTGGATATAAGGAAG GTGGCTGGGATGTGGCACTCCATGGCCATGGCCGCCAGCGACATCTCCCTCCTGGACGCCGAGAACGCCCCTCTGAGAGTGTACGTCCAGGAGCTGAGACCCACCCCCGAGGACAACCTGGAGATCATTCTGCGCAAACG GGAAAACAGTGCATGCGTTGAGGGGAACATCATGGCCCAGAAGACTGAGGACCCAGCCGTGTTCACAATCGACT ACCAAGGGGAAAGAAAGATTTCCGTGCTGGACACAGACTATACCCACTACCTGTTCTTTTGCATGGAGGCCCCTGTGCCCACCGCTGAGAGCTGCGTCATGTGCCAGTACCTGG CCAGGACCCTGAAGGTCGACAACAAGGTCATGGAGAAATTCGACGGAGTCCTCAAGACTCTTCCCGTGCAAATGCGGATCATCCTGGACCTGACCCAGGGGAAGG agcAGTGCCGCGTCTAG